The Streptomyces sp. HSG2 genome has a segment encoding these proteins:
- a CDS encoding DUF742 domain-containing protein produces MNTEGRGKDHWFDAEAGPVVRPYAMTRGRTDGAPPHRLDAVAMVSTRAGEDAPEPDTLLSPEHVDILDRCRRTPRSVAALAARLDLPLGVVRVLVGDLLAERLVEVRQPTTPAERPDTRTLRQVIDGLRDW; encoded by the coding sequence ATGAACACAGAAGGTCGGGGAAAGGACCATTGGTTCGACGCGGAGGCGGGCCCGGTCGTCCGGCCCTACGCCATGACGCGGGGGCGAACCGACGGCGCGCCCCCTCACCGACTCGACGCCGTCGCGATGGTGAGCACACGGGCAGGCGAAGACGCGCCGGAACCTGACACACTGCTGTCGCCCGAGCACGTCGACATACTGGACCGGTGCCGGCGGACCCCCCGGTCCGTGGCGGCCCTGGCCGCACGACTCGACCTGCCGCTGGGTGTCGTCCGCGTCCTCGTGGGCGACCTGCTGGCCGAGCGACTCGTCGAGGTGCGGCAACCCACGACCCCCGCCGAACGACCGGACACCAGGACACTGCGTCAGGTGATCGACGGCCTCCGGGACTGGTGA